One region of Natronorubrum aibiense genomic DNA includes:
- a CDS encoding queuosine precursor transporter translates to MTRSERASRRGPTVAQVALIGLFVTALVTAQVTASKILAFSLPISLPVTGSELVLPGAALAYALTFVASDCYTELYGRRAGQVVVNVAFVMNFVVLALVWSTITAPAVDPDAASQFENVLGASTNIVLGSLLAYIVSQNWDVIVFHRIRSYTGRDRLWVRNIASTASSQAIDTVIFVVVAFSLAPAVFGVGPVLGLADLAALMIGQYLLKLAIAVLDTPIVYAIVSLVRSRERHSDDRSSTV, encoded by the coding sequence GTGACTCGATCCGAGAGAGCGTCTCGTCGTGGACCGACGGTTGCACAAGTAGCGCTTATCGGGCTCTTCGTGACGGCGCTCGTTACAGCACAGGTGACTGCATCGAAGATACTGGCGTTTTCCCTGCCGATCTCGCTACCGGTGACCGGCTCGGAACTCGTTCTGCCTGGCGCAGCGCTCGCGTACGCGCTGACCTTCGTCGCGAGCGATTGCTACACGGAACTGTACGGCCGACGGGCAGGACAGGTAGTCGTTAACGTTGCGTTTGTGATGAATTTCGTTGTACTCGCGCTCGTTTGGTCGACGATCACGGCTCCAGCGGTCGATCCCGACGCCGCGAGTCAGTTCGAGAACGTTCTCGGTGCCTCGACGAACATCGTCCTTGGGAGTTTGCTCGCTTACATTGTCAGTCAGAACTGGGACGTGATCGTCTTTCATCGGATCCGTTCGTACACCGGACGAGATCGGCTCTGGGTGCGCAACATTGCGTCGACAGCGAGTAGCCAAGCGATCGATACCGTCATTTTCGTTGTGGTCGCATTCTCGCTTGCGCCTGCTGTGTTCGGTGTCGGCCCGGTTTTGGGTCTCGCCGACCTCGCTGCGTTGATGATCGGCCAGTACCTGCTTAAGCTTGCTATTGCCGTTCTCGACACGCCGATCGTCTATGCGATCGTGTCGCTCGTCCGGTCCCGCGAGCGACACTCCGATGATCGGTCGTCCACCGTCTAA
- a CDS encoding DUF309 domain-containing protein, whose product MRDQLRAGAAIYNAGYYHGAHDAWEDRWLELDEGTDDERLLHGLIQCTAAVYHARDRNWEGAVGVADSALEYLSGLPATYRGVSLPPIRAFLTELATDPERIERRPPVRLTHNGSVPTLSTLEFGSTAVAAPILAGELGFDREPVEQARRYADTDLAAGDDGSRFITLLFDFVREDEHRGIVYQRLCDHVSRRQAREDDVEGLF is encoded by the coding sequence ATGCGCGACCAGCTTCGGGCCGGTGCTGCCATCTACAACGCAGGCTACTACCATGGCGCTCACGACGCGTGGGAAGATCGCTGGCTCGAACTCGACGAAGGGACGGACGACGAGCGACTGCTCCACGGGTTGATCCAGTGTACAGCCGCTGTCTATCACGCTCGCGACCGCAACTGGGAGGGGGCCGTCGGAGTAGCAGACAGCGCCCTCGAGTATCTCTCGGGGCTCCCCGCGACGTATCGTGGCGTCTCGCTGCCGCCGATCCGTGCGTTTCTGACGGAACTTGCAACGGACCCCGAGCGTATCGAGCGCCGACCGCCGGTTCGACTGACACACAACGGGTCGGTTCCGACGCTGTCGACGCTCGAATTCGGATCGACGGCGGTCGCGGCACCGATTCTCGCCGGCGAACTGGGATTCGACCGCGAACCGGTCGAGCAGGCCCGACGATACGCCGACACAGATCTAGCGGCCGGCGACGACGGGAGTCGGTTCATCACGTTGCTGTTCGATTTCGTCCGGGAGGACGAGCACCGCGGAATCGTCTATCAGCGACTGTGTGATCACGTCAGCCGCCGACAGGCGCGGGAAGACGACGTCGAGGGGTTGTTCTAA
- a CDS encoding cold-shock protein, producing MAKGNVDFFNDTGGYGFIETDDADDDVFFHMEDVGGPDLEEGTEIEFDIEQAPKGPRATNVTRL from the coding sequence ATGGCGAAAGGAAACGTTGATTTCTTCAACGACACAGGCGGCTACGGTTTCATTGAGACGGACGACGCGGACGATGACGTTTTCTTCCACATGGAAGACGTTGGCGGTCCGGACCTCGAAGAAGGTACAGAGATCGAATTCGACATCGAACAGGCCCCCAAGGGCCCCCGCGCCACCAACGTCACCCGCCTGTAA
- a CDS encoding aminopeptidase gives MDERVREHAEVLVDWSARVEAGDNVVLSVGPDAHELAVAVAECLGERGANLLATYSSGEVTRAYLRAHDGDFDEDPAHELAVVEQADVYLSLGGGRNTSATADVPTETRQAYNSARAGIRETRLGTRWMSTVHPTRSLAQQANMAYEAYQEFAYDAILRDWGSLADEMDRLKRILDAGSEVRLVSIDTDLTMRIDDRTAVNSAASVAYDSHNLPSGEVFTAPYATDGEVTFDVPMTIRGESVRNVRLEFDEGEVVEFDAEQGARVIEEVLETDDGARRLGELGIGMNRGIDRYTDNILFDEKMGETVHLALGRAYDANLPDGESGNESAVHVDLITDVSEGSRLEVDGEVVQRNGRFRWEDGFENA, from the coding sequence ATGGACGAACGCGTTCGCGAACACGCCGAGGTACTGGTCGACTGGAGCGCTCGCGTCGAGGCAGGCGACAACGTCGTGCTTTCAGTGGGACCCGATGCGCACGAACTCGCCGTCGCGGTCGCCGAGTGTCTCGGCGAACGGGGGGCGAATCTGCTTGCCACGTACAGCTCCGGCGAAGTTACGCGCGCGTATCTTCGGGCTCACGACGGAGACTTCGACGAGGATCCGGCCCACGAACTCGCTGTCGTCGAACAGGCCGACGTGTATCTCTCGCTTGGCGGTGGACGAAATACGAGCGCGACGGCGGACGTCCCTACCGAGACTCGACAGGCCTACAACAGCGCCAGAGCCGGAATTCGTGAGACACGGCTCGGAACGCGCTGGATGTCGACGGTGCATCCGACACGGTCGCTCGCCCAGCAAGCCAACATGGCCTACGAAGCGTACCAGGAGTTCGCCTACGACGCGATCCTCCGTGACTGGGGGTCGTTGGCCGATGAAATGGACCGGTTGAAGCGAATACTCGACGCGGGATCGGAAGTCCGACTCGTCTCGATCGACACCGATCTCACCATGCGAATCGACGATCGGACGGCCGTCAACAGCGCCGCCTCAGTGGCCTACGATTCGCACAACCTCCCCAGCGGCGAGGTGTTTACCGCGCCGTATGCGACCGACGGCGAGGTGACGTTTGATGTACCGATGACCATCCGCGGTGAATCGGTCCGAAACGTTCGCCTCGAGTTTGACGAGGGCGAGGTGGTCGAGTTCGACGCCGAGCAGGGCGCGAGGGTGATCGAAGAAGTCCTCGAGACGGACGACGGGGCGCGTCGCCTCGGCGAACTCGGAATCGGGATGAACCGTGGAATCGACCGTTACACAGACAACATCCTGTTCGACGAGAAGATGGGCGAGACAGTGCACCTCGCGCTCGGGCGCGCCTACGACGCGAATCTTCCCGATGGGGAGTCTGGAAACGAGTCGGCTGTCCACGTCGACCTGATCACCGACGTCAGCGAAGGGTCACGACTCGAGGTCGACGGCGAGGTCGTCCAGCGAAACGGTCGGTTCCGCTGGGAGGACGGCTTCGAGAACGCCTAA
- a CDS encoding aldo/keto reductase: MEYTTLGSTGMTVSRIGLGCMSFGSGQEWMLDRNASTDLIERAIDLGINFFDTANVYSTGESEEIVGDALAGYDRDAHVVATKVYAEMNPDNPNASGLSRKAIEQELEASLDRLGMETVDLYQLHRWDYETPIEQTLRALDDAVRRGKARYIGASSMWAYQFAEALKTCDSLGLERVATMQNHYNVFYREEEREMLPLCDREGVGVTPWSPLARGVGTRPHDELDSTTRGRTDESLSQIPYLQGGGEEINERIQELAAENGVTMAQISLAWLLHKEWVDAPIIGTTSVEHLEQAVEALEISLSASELAYLEEPYEPLPVTGHE, from the coding sequence ATGGAGTATACGACGCTCGGTTCGACCGGGATGACCGTCAGCCGCATCGGTCTGGGCTGTATGAGCTTCGGTAGCGGCCAGGAGTGGATGCTCGACCGCAACGCAAGCACCGACCTCATCGAGCGGGCGATCGACCTCGGAATCAACTTCTTCGACACCGCGAACGTCTACTCTACGGGCGAGTCCGAGGAGATCGTCGGCGACGCGCTCGCTGGCTACGATCGGGACGCACACGTCGTCGCGACGAAGGTCTACGCCGAGATGAACCCAGACAACCCGAACGCGAGCGGCCTGTCGCGAAAGGCCATCGAGCAAGAACTCGAGGCGAGTCTCGATCGACTGGGGATGGAGACGGTCGACCTCTATCAGCTCCACCGGTGGGATTACGAGACGCCGATCGAACAGACGCTGCGAGCGCTTGACGACGCCGTTCGACGCGGAAAGGCGCGGTACATCGGGGCCTCATCGATGTGGGCCTACCAGTTCGCCGAGGCCCTCAAGACGTGTGACTCGCTCGGCCTCGAGCGAGTCGCGACGATGCAAAACCACTACAACGTCTTCTACCGCGAGGAAGAACGCGAGATGTTACCTCTCTGTGATCGCGAGGGCGTCGGCGTCACCCCGTGGTCGCCGCTGGCCCGCGGTGTCGGCACTCGTCCCCACGACGAACTCGATTCGACCACGCGCGGCCGAACGGACGAATCTCTGTCACAGATTCCGTATCTGCAGGGCGGCGGTGAGGAGATCAACGAACGGATTCAGGAACTGGCCGCCGAGAACGGTGTTACGATGGCCCAGATTTCGCTGGCCTGGCTGCTCCACAAGGAGTGGGTCGACGCACCCATCATCGGCACGACGAGCGTCGAACACTTAGAGCAGGCCGTCGAGGCGCTCGAGATTTCGCTGTCGGCATCGGAACTCGCGTACCTCGAGGAGCCGTACGAACCGTTGCCAGTCACCGGCCACGAGTAA
- a CDS encoding PadR family transcriptional regulator — MDDLTGFQRDLLYVIAGADQPSGQDVKDEIEQYYDSEINHGRLYPNLDTLVNKELVEKGQLDRRTNYYAISDRGLEQIEVRREWERQYIS, encoded by the coding sequence ATGGACGATCTGACCGGATTTCAACGTGATCTTCTGTACGTGATCGCTGGCGCCGACCAGCCGTCTGGCCAAGACGTGAAAGACGAGATCGAACAGTACTACGACAGTGAAATTAATCACGGCCGACTGTATCCCAATCTCGACACACTCGTCAACAAAGAGCTCGTCGAAAAAGGGCAACTCGATCGCCGAACCAATTATTATGCCATCAGTGATCGCGGCCTCGAGCAGATTGAAGTTCGACGAGAGTGGGAACGACAGTACATCAGCTAG